Part of the Elusimicrobiota bacterium genome, ATATTCGCTCTCGGCGCGGGAAGCGAGCTGGTCGGAGTGACAAATTTCTGCGACAGACCGCCTGAAGCCGCAAAAATTGAAAAAGTAGGCGATTATTTGCGCCCCAACGCGGAGAAAATTTATTCCTTAAAGCCGGATGTGGTTTTTACCGGACGCTGGAAAGGTTCGGGGCTAGCCGCCAAACTTTCGGCCTTGGGGCTTAAAATGGTCGAGATCCCGCCGGAAGCAAAGGTGGCGGATATCGCGCGCAGCGCGCGCATAATAGCCGCGGCTCTCGGGCGGAAAAAAGAGGGGGAAAAGCTGGCTTCCCGTTTTTTAGCCGGGCCCAAAAAAGCTTCAGCAGACAAGACCCGCACTTTTTCCGAAGGGGCCAAGGCGCGGGGCAAGCCCGTGTCCGTTTACCTGGAAGCCGATGAAGGGCTTTGGACAGTGGGCGGTCTTTCTTTTCTTTCCGACGCCGTTGAACGCGCCGGAGGGAAAAATATTTTTTCGGCTGAAAAAAAAGATTATTTCCAGACTTCCTGGGAGGAAATAGTAACGCGGGATCCCGACGCTATCGTGCTTCTCTCATCGTCAAAAGAAGAGTTCCTCAAAAGGCCGATGGCCGCGGGCCTGAAAGCCGCGCGCGGCGGCCGGATCATAACCTCTTTGGACCGCAATGCTTTTACCCGGCCCGCGCCGGGCATCCTTGGTGAAATTGAAAAGTTAAAGACCCTTCTGCGGCTTAAGGATTTAAGACATGATAATTGAAGATTCAAGATTCCGGAATTGAAGATTGTCTTCTAATCTTGAATCTTAAATCCTGAATCTTGGATTTTTTTTATGACTTCCACTAAACTATTCTGGCTTTTAATCATTCTGGCCGCGGCTTGCGCAGTCTCGCTGATTTTAGGCCCTGCGGGCCTTTCCATACCGTCTATTATCCTTGACATACGGCTGCCGCGCACCGCCGCCGCCGTAATCGTAGGCGCGGGACTGGGGCTCTCGGGCGCTATTTTCCAGAGTCTGCTTAAAAACCCGCTGAGCGACCCTTACATTCTGGGCACTTCCTCCGGCGCAACGGCGGCCGCGGTGCTTTGCCTCTCGCTGGGAGTGGAGCGCAGCACGCTTATTTTTTACGCTATGGTTTTCGCGGGGGCTTTTTCCGCCACTTTTATTTCTTACGGCGTGGCGCGTTCCGCCCGCAATCTCTCGGAGGCGGGGCTGGTGCTTTCAGGCATCGTGGTCGGTTCATTTATAACCGCACTTGTCATGCTGTTTTTGAGCCTTTCAAAAGAACGCTCTTTTTCCATGCTTTACTTTGTTATGGGAGGGATTTACTCGGCAGAGCCGGGGCTGCTCGCCATTTCAGCGCTTATAGTCCTGGGCGTGTTTCTTGTGTCTTTTTTTTCCTGGCGGCGGCTGGATCTGTTTTCGCTGGGCGAAGAAAAAGCCTATCATCTGGGCGCGTCACCGGCGCAGGCGCGGCTGTTTTTTTTCGCGCTTGCGAGCGCCGCCACCGCGGGCGCGGTGGCAATAGGCGGCACCATAGGTTTTGTGGGGTTAATGGCTCCGCATATAGTCCGCCTGGCTTTCGGCGCCTCGAACAGAACACTCCTGCCTGCATCGGCGCTTGGCGGAGCGGTTTTCCTCTCCATAGCCGACACCATCGGACGCACGGTTGCCGCTCCCTCTGAAATACCCTCAGGCGTTATTACCGCCCTTATAGGCGCGCCGTTCTTTTTATGGCTTTTATGTAAAAATTCAAGGGGGCGCGCATGAGAACACTTCTTAAAACCGAAGGCCTTGTGTTCTCCTACGGCAGGGAGCCGCTTATA contains:
- a CDS encoding helical backbone metal receptor, whose translation is MEKQKSQNKNILSLCAFVPLCLCAFSSPAQARRVVSLMPSYTEIIFALGAGSELVGVTNFCDRPPEAAKIEKVGDYLRPNAEKIYSLKPDVVFTGRWKGSGLAAKLSALGLKMVEIPPEAKVADIARSARIIAAALGRKKEGEKLASRFLAGPKKASADKTRTFSEGAKARGKPVSVYLEADEGLWTVGGLSFLSDAVERAGGKNIFSAEKKDYFQTSWEEIVTRDPDAIVLLSSSKEEFLKRPMAAGLKAARGGRIITSLDRNAFTRPAPGILGEIEKLKTLLRLKDLRHDN
- a CDS encoding iron ABC transporter permease, whose product is MTSTKLFWLLIILAAACAVSLILGPAGLSIPSIILDIRLPRTAAAVIVGAGLGLSGAIFQSLLKNPLSDPYILGTSSGATAAAVLCLSLGVERSTLIFYAMVFAGAFSATFISYGVARSARNLSEAGLVLSGIVVGSFITALVMLFLSLSKERSFSMLYFVMGGIYSAEPGLLAISALIVLGVFLVSFFSWRRLDLFSLGEEKAYHLGASPAQARLFFFALASAATAGAVAIGGTIGFVGLMAPHIVRLAFGASNRTLLPASALGGAVFLSIADTIGRTVAAPSEIPSGVITALIGAPFFLWLLCKNSRGRA